One Candidatus Kryptobacter tengchongensis genomic window, CAGCAAAGAGCAAACCTATTGAAGAAAGAGAAGCGCCGAAGTTTGAAAATAAGACAGAAGTTATTGAAATGTTACTTCCACCGCCGAAAAAACCTGGTAGAATAATTGGAACTGATGCAAGCGCAGTCCCAGAGCTTGTTCGTCTGTTAAGAGAGGAAGCAAAAGTTATTTAAAATTTTTAAGTTGCAAAATACTTTTTGAATAATTATTTTAAAACAAATTCAAGATGTAAAAAGATGGCAAAAAGAGTTTTAACATTTGCCGAGCAAAGGGAAGGAAAGTTTAAGAAATCAGCTTTTGAGGCAGTAAGAACTGGCAGAAAAATAGCTGATGAGTTATCAGCAGAATTTTATGCACTCGTCATTGGAGATGAAAAAGTTGAAAATATAGCACATGAACTCGGGAATTACGGTGCTGAAAAAGTTTTCATTGTTCAAGATAAAAAACTTGGGGAATATTCTTTAACAGCTTATGCTAAGATCATAGCCGAAGCTATGCAGAAACTTGAAGCGGAATATCTTTTCATGTCCGCAACAGCTATGGGGAAAGAACTTGCACCAAGGGTTGCTGGAAAAATTGATGCCGGTTTTGCGGTTGATTGCACCGAGTTAAAAGTTGAAAATGGAGAAGTTATCGCAACAAGACCTGTTTATGCTGGGAAAGCTTTCATAAGGATAAAAATCAATTCAGATAAAAAAATTTACACTTTAAGACCGAATGTTTTCTCAGCTGGTGAAAGTGACGGCAAGCCAGCGAGCGTTGAAAAACTTGAGATTAACTTAAGCGATGAAGATTTTAAAGTTGTTGCTTTTGAAACATTAGCCTCAACCAAGGGAAAACTTGATGTAACAGAGGCTGACATTGTTGTTTCAGGTGGAAGGGGTTTGAAAGCACCCGAAAATTTCAAACTCATTGAAGAACTTGCTGATGTTCTTGGTGCAGCAGTTGGAGCTTCAAGAGCAGTTGTTGATGCGGGATGGCGACCTCATGATGAACAGGTTGGTCAAACCGGGAAGACAGTCTCACCAAAACTTTATATAGCGATTGGAATTTCCGGAGCAATCCAGCATCTTGCTGGAATGTCTTCTTCAAAGGTGATAGTAGCAATAAATAAAGATAAAGACGCGCCGATATTTCAGGTTGCAGATTATGGGATCGCCGGTGATTTATTTGAAGTTGTTCCCGCTTTGATTGAGGAATTGAAAAAGGTTCTCGGAAAATAAAACTTTAAAAATAAGGAGGTCTGATTTAAAGTGAGAAAAATTCAAGTAGACATAGTTGGTTTATCTGCAACGCCCACTGGACCAAGCTCTTATGCTTTGATCTTGAAAGAGGTTGGAGGAGATAGGAGGTTACCCATAATTATAGGTTCATTTGAGGCACAGGCGATCGCTCTTGAGATGGAGGGAATAAAACCACCACGCCCCCTTACACACGATTTGATAAAGAACATACTTGATGGGCTTGGAGTTACGATACTTGAAGTTGTTGTCACGGACTTAAGAGATGGGACATTCTATGCAAAGATTTACCTTGAATTGAATGGGGCAACATATGAAATTGATTCAAGACCAAGCGATGCGATTGCTGTTGCATTAAGATGTGGGGTTCCAATTTATGTAAATGAGGAAGTTATGGAGGAAGCCAGTTTCGCTCCCGAAGAAGAATCTCAAACTGAAGAAATTGAAGAGGAGGAAGAAAATCCATTAGCTTCTGACGAAGATATTTCTCAACCCCCATCGCCAAAGCGAACGCCAAAGCCAACTTCAAAAGAGGAAAGAATTGCTGAACTTCAAAAACAACTTGAAGAAGCGATAAAAAGAGAAGATTATGAAAGAGCTGCAAAAATTCGGGATGAAATTAGAAGATTAAAAATGGGCGATTGAAAACATTTTGCGAAAATAAATCTGGAGCCACAAATGAAACACTTTTCCCGAATTTTCATTTTGCTAATAATTATGTTCAGCTTTGCAATTTCACAGTCAAATGAAAGATTGAAACAGCTTATTACCGAGGGGGATGAATATTCTGAGAAAAAATTTGACAACTACAAAGCCTTAGAAAAATATCTTGAGGCTTACAAAATTGACCCGAGGAATTATGATGTTCTCTGGAAATTGAGCAAAGTTTATGTTGATATTGGAGAGCATCTCCCAGCCAGAACAAAAGAAGAAAAGCAAAAGCAACTTGAGATGTATGAAAAAGCAAAAGAATACGCTGACCTTGCAATTCAGGTAAATCCCAATGGTTCAATGGGTTACACACGCAGAGCAATCGCTTTGGGGAGAATCGCTCTTTTCAAAGGTGTATGGGAATCAATTGATCTTGTGAAAAAAGTAAAAGAAGATTGTGAAAAGGCAATTCAGCTTGACCCGAACAATAGCGTTGCTTACTATGTTCTCGGGAGAACACATGCAAAATTATGTGAAAAGCCAAAATTATTCCGTGCACCGCTTGGACTTGGTTGGGCAAACTATGACGATGCCATAAAAAATTTTGAAAAAGCAATAAGTTTGAGACCAACTTTCATCATGTATCGTCTTGATGCTGCAAAAGCTTACATTGAAGTCAAAAACTATAAAAAGGCGAAAGAACACCTAACAAAAATCGCCGAACTTCCAACTGAAGACGAAGATGACCCACAATTTAGACAGGAAGCTAAAGAGCTTCTGGAAAAGATAAAAGATAAAGCACCATGACCCGAAAGTTTCTTCTAACTGTCACTTTTATTACCCTTTTTATATCATCTTCACTCGCTCAGGAAATTGAATGCAAAGTTACCGTTAATTTTGAACAGTTACCACCGCAAAATAAATCTGATTTATCCGATTTCGCCGAAAAAATTCAGCGTTATATTAACACCTACAAATGGACAGATGTTGACCTCGGTGGTGAAAAAATTCAATGCACCTTGAATATCTTCTTCACATCTGCAAGTGGAAACAACTATCAAGCACAAATTTTCATCGGCTCACAGAGAAAAATTTACGATTCAGATAAAAGCACTGCTCTCCTGAGAATACTTGACGACAAAGTTGATTTTTACTATGATAAAAATGCACCTATGTATCATGATGAATTTCGTTTTGATCCACTTTTGAGTTTGATTG contains:
- a CDS encoding electron transfer flavoprotein alpha subunit apoprotein, whose product is MAKRVLTFAEQREGKFKKSAFEAVRTGRKIADELSAEFYALVIGDEKVENIAHELGNYGAEKVFIVQDKKLGEYSLTAYAKIIAEAMQKLEAEYLFMSATAMGKELAPRVAGKIDAGFAVDCTELKVENGEVIATRPVYAGKAFIRIKINSDKKIYTLRPNVFSAGESDGKPASVEKLEINLSDEDFKVVAFETLASTKGKLDVTEADIVVSGGRGLKAPENFKLIEELADVLGAAVGASRAVVDAGWRPHDEQVGQTGKTVSPKLYIAIGISGAIQHLAGMSSSKVIVAINKDKDAPIFQVADYGIAGDLFEVVPALIEELKKVLGK
- a CDS encoding FimV C-terminal domain-containing protein, yielding MKHFSRIFILLIIMFSFAISQSNERLKQLITEGDEYSEKKFDNYKALEKYLEAYKIDPRNYDVLWKLSKVYVDIGEHLPARTKEEKQKQLEMYEKAKEYADLAIQVNPNGSMGYTRRAIALGRIALFKGVWESIDLVKKVKEDCEKAIQLDPNNSVAYYVLGRTHAKLCEKPKLFRAPLGLGWANYDDAIKNFEKAISLRPTFIMYRLDAAKAYIEVKNYKKAKEHLTKIAELPTEDEDDPQFRQEAKELLEKIKDKAP